AATTCGCCGGCAAAGTTTAATAATGCTCCACCGCTATTACCCGGATTAATAGCGGTATCGGTTTGTAGATAGTTGTAACCATCAATTTTTCTCATTGCGGATACAATACCTCGTGTTACGGAAGCCCTGCCCGGAATAATATCACCCAGCGGATAGGGGTATCCAATGGCTAGTACATCTGAGCCTACTAAAATCGTATCTGAGTCTCCAAGTGGTGCAAAGGGGAAGTCTGTTCGATCCGAAACCAGTTTCAGAATAGCTATGTCCCTGTCAGCATGGTATTTTAACAGTTCGAGAGATATCGTTTCTCCAGTATTGAGTATTGCGTTTAAGTTCTTCATGCCTTCGACAACATGATAATTGGTGATGACATGCCCGGAAGAAGATACAATGATGCCAGAACCGGATACCTGGTAACTCAGATAGCTGGCTTCAATGTAAACAACAAAAGGTTCGGCAGCTTCGATAATCTGGGCAGCACTGAAGTAATCCGGATTTATTTCTACCAGTTTTTGGTTGATTTCTAAGATTCCGTCACTTAGTTCTCCCAATTGGTCTCTGAATTGGGAGATATCCCCACGAATAGATTGCAATTCCTCCAAGCCGGATTCTAATTGGCTTAAGTTGGCTTCAATCGTATTCAGCTGGTTATTTAACCCAGACGTATGTGAAAGGCTTTCATCAAGCTGTTGCTGGATTTCCGCACCATTTTCTTCCAATGTGGAAATCCGTTGTAGTGCCTTGTCCAGAGTATGGCCTTGTTCGATGTAAAAAAACAGGCTTATACCGGAAAGAGCTATTACCAACACAAACAGCGTCCAAACTAGATTCCATTTCTTCATCACCAACAACCTCCGGCGTGAAATCCTACGAATCCATCTATTGATTATATCACCTGGAGACATGGGGGAATTTTAAACTTGTAGGGCTTTTGATGCTATAATACCACCGAGCGGGGGAGTGCTGGAACTGGCAGACAGGCATGACTTAGGATCATGTGCCGCAAGGCGTGAGGGTTCAAGTCCCTCCTTCCCCATTGTTTAAAATGGTTGCTTTTCACTTTGGATAAAACCAAAAAGCACAGGCAATCTTCTTGCTAATCCTTGATTAAAATGCAGTCCAGAGGAAGATCTCCGGTTCCGGCAACTTTCTTAACTACCATGATAAAAGCGTCTGCAGCTTCATTAACGCTAACGGTTTCATGGCCCCTCATGCGAACAAAGCGTTGCAGGCTTCTGGACGCAGACTTGTCACCTGTAACCTCAACTAGCGCGCCAATAGGGACTCCTTCGAGTGCATCCTTTAGCATCATGTTTGGTGTGGGTGGCTGTTGTCCGCGCACATCCAGCTTTTTTTCGATTTCTTCTGACATAGTAATTTTATTATTCTTTAATCTAGAACAACCGGCTATTGGTGTCAACATATATGGTGATTGTAATAAGTAATATTTATATTGAAACATCGGAACATTTATGATAATATTTTCAGGAAAGATTATTAATGTGGCTAAGAGTTTTACGATGACGTTAATAGACATTTTTACTCGGAATGTAATAAGTAGAAAACACCTGAGTTGTTGTTGGTAATCAGTTCTGTGTTAAATAAAACCCGGGATTAAGGAGGTTTTAACGACTATCGATGGACAATAATGGAAGTAATATGACTGATGGTGGTGGTCTGATAATATTTGAAGACGTCAGCCAGGCTATTCAAGCCGAAAAGGTACTCAGAACAGGCGGATACGCAGTAAAACTTATTGCTCCACCGCCCAAATATCGGATGGGCTGCGATCTGGCAGTTGTAATCAACCTGGTAGAAAAGACTGGTATCGAAAGATTACTTAAAGAAAAAGATGTACATTTCTACCAAATCATTCCAAATCATGGCGGAACAGCTGAGTTGCTGTCAGTGGTAAAAACCACCGATTACGGCAAATGGACCATGATAAAAGCCGGGAATATGAAACTGGCTTTTGAGAAAGAAACTGGTTTGATAGTTAATACTTCCGGCGGGGGATGCCCTGATATTCCCTACCTTCATGCAGAAATGGTTGGGAAAAAGCTAACCCAAGCCCCCAAACCTTCTGAATTGGGTTATACTCTTTGCGCTTTAATGCTGGACCGGGCTTATGAAGAAGCTCTAACAATGTGGAACGGAGGTAATTAGGCAATGCTGGTAATTGGGGGAACTATACCAAAACAGGGCATGCCTTTAATAGCAGGTTATGTGAGGAGGGAAGGAGATATGCTTGTAGCAGATAGCCAGCCTTTCTCACGCATTCAGGGTACCGGCGCTATGATAAGTGCTGCATTGACTGCAACGGAATATATGGGGATTGAACCTCCATATGTTGTAGTCGCCGGAGACATTGGTAAAGGTGATGGTACCCGGTTAATGTATCGATATCTCATCGAAAATATCTCTGCTCTTAAGCCTGCATTTGTAACCCTGCATTACTGTCAGCCTTTTATGAATCTGTTGACCCAATTCGTAAAAGAGGTCGAAAAAATGGCAAAGCCTCCGTTTTTGATAGCGGATGCCGGTGCAATGTATGCAGCAAAAGCGGCTGGCCAGGCAGAGAAGTTCGGGATATTTACTCCGGATCCATCCGAAATTGCTTTTTTAGCAGATCCGAACGCTACTCATCCTGCTTATATTGCCAATCATCTTTTTGATTCGGAAATCGAAGATGTGCCTCAACTGATCAAAGCTGCGTATTCACATAAAAGCGCAGCGAGGGTAATGGTGGTAAAAGGCGCCAGGGATTATATAGCCAAAAATGGAGAGATTCTGGCAACTATTGAAGATCCGAATGTCCCCGTACTCGAAGCGATTGGCGGCACTGGCGATACCATAACCGGGTTGGTAAGTGCTTTTACCTACGCTGGAGTTGAGCCGGTAGAGGCTGGCATACTGGCAGCCAAATGCAACCGTATGGGCGGTAAAATGGCAAACCCGACTCCTGCAACAAAAGTATCGCAGATAATTGATACATTTCCGTTAGTTTTTAAGCAATACCTTTGTGAATGGAGTGGCACATGTGTTACTTCCCAAGGAAATGATAAACGCGGAAATTTTTAATCACCGGGATAGAAATTCAGCATAAATGATCAAAGGAGGATAAAACGAGGTTGCGATGAAACAAATAGACTGTCGCGGTTTGTCCTGCCCTCAGCCTGTACTGTTAACTAAAAAGGCGCTGGAGGAATCTGGAAACGAACCGTTAAAAATACTGTTGGATAGCACAAATGCTCTTCAAAACGTTAAGAGGTTTGCGTCTAGCCAGAATCACCAGATGGATTTAACAGAAAAAGATGGTGTCTTCGAACTAATTATTAAACCCGGACGAGAAAACGAAACGCGCAGCGACAAGACGGGGTCGTATGTAGTCTTGATTACATCGGAGGTTTTGGGTGGAGGTGACGAAAACCTTGGTACAATACTTATAAAATCATTTTTAAATACTTTGTGGCAGAATAACAACCTGCCGACCAAAATACTATTTCTAAACAGCGGCGTAAAGCTGGCTTGCGAAGGATCGAATGTTCTGGACACGCTTAATCTTCTCAAAGAAGCTGGAGTCAGTATCGTGTCTTGCGGGACTTGCCTGGCGTATTATGAATTAACCGATAAGTTGAACATAGGTTATACCGGCAACATGTATGAAATTGTGGAATCGTTGCTTGAGGCAACCAAGGTAATCAAGATTTAATACTGAATTCCTGCATTTAATATGTATTTTCGTCAAGGCTTGCTCTTATAAAAGAGAGCAAGCTTTTTTGTCGATGAATATTTATAGAATACTAGTCATAGCCATAAAAATACGTAATTATCAATATATTATAAAAGGATATAATAGTTTATGCTAATACCTTGACACTAAAGTGTATCAGTAATAAACTAGGCATAAAATATTCCGGAGGCTGTAATGACAGAACAAGGCGATAAAGCGCTAATAGTCTTTGACTATATCTATCATGCCATGCGCGCAAAGCATGTCCTGGATAAAGCCGGTTTTAAAATAAAGGAGGTCGCGCCGCCGGTTGAATACCGTACAGGCTGCGATTTGGCAATTGAAGTTGAAACTCCCGAC
The Dehalococcoidales bacterium DNA segment above includes these coding regions:
- the yedF gene encoding sulfurtransferase-like selenium metabolism protein YedF — translated: MKQIDCRGLSCPQPVLLTKKALEESGNEPLKILLDSTNALQNVKRFASSQNHQMDLTEKDGVFELIIKPGRENETRSDKTGSYVVLITSEVLGGGDENLGTILIKSFLNTLWQNNNLPTKILFLNSGVKLACEGSNVLDTLNLLKEAGVSIVSCGTCLAYYELTDKLNIGYTGNMYEIVESLLEATKVIKI
- a CDS encoding sulfurtransferase TusA family protein, whose amino-acid sequence is MSEEIEKKLDVRGQQPPTPNMMLKDALEGVPIGALVEVTGDKSASRSLQRFVRMRGHETVSVNEAADAFIMVVKKVAGTGDLPLDCILIKD
- a CDS encoding trypsin-like peptidase domain-containing protein, with translation MKKWNLVWTLFVLVIALSGISLFFYIEQGHTLDKALQRISTLEENGAEIQQQLDESLSHTSGLNNQLNTIEANLSQLESGLEELQSIRGDISQFRDQLGELSDGILEINQKLVEINPDYFSAAQIIEAAEPFVVYIEASYLSYQVSGSGIIVSSSGHVITNYHVVEGMKNLNAILNTGETISLELLKYHADRDIAILKLVSDRTDFPFAPLGDSDTILVGSDVLAIGYPYPLGDIIPGRASVTRGIVSAMRKIDGYNYLQTDTAINPGNSGGALLNFAGELVGVNVAKYVDVNIEGIGLAIPINEVKNMINEHAG
- a CDS encoding DUF3343 domain-containing protein; the encoded protein is MTDGGGLIIFEDVSQAIQAEKVLRTGGYAVKLIAPPPKYRMGCDLAVVINLVEKTGIERLLKEKDVHFYQIIPNHGGTAELLSVVKTTDYGKWTMIKAGNMKLAFEKETGLIVNTSGGGCPDIPYLHAEMVGKKLTQAPKPSELGYTLCALMLDRAYEEALTMWNGGN
- a CDS encoding NAD(P)H-hydrate dehydratase; the protein is MLVIGGTIPKQGMPLIAGYVRREGDMLVADSQPFSRIQGTGAMISAALTATEYMGIEPPYVVVAGDIGKGDGTRLMYRYLIENISALKPAFVTLHYCQPFMNLLTQFVKEVEKMAKPPFLIADAGAMYAAKAAGQAEKFGIFTPDPSEIAFLADPNATHPAYIANHLFDSEIEDVPQLIKAAYSHKSAARVMVVKGARDYIAKNGEILATIEDPNVPVLEAIGGTGDTITGLVSAFTYAGVEPVEAGILAAKCNRMGGKMANPTPATKVSQIIDTFPLVFKQYLCEWSGTCVTSQGNDKRGNF